From the genome of Silurus meridionalis isolate SWU-2019-XX chromosome 20, ASM1480568v1, whole genome shotgun sequence, one region includes:
- the gk5 gene encoding putative glycerol kinase 5, protein MGTLRNGWTKRESFILSVDVGTTSIRCHVYDKQANIRGSCSRKVSLLYPQRGWVEMDPEDLWQNFISVVKGAVHDSGLQMSQMEALGISTQRASFTTWHRKTGKPFHNLIGWQDLRAAEMVKSWNNSCTMKVIQGVMRMLHFLSRRKRFLAASLVVFTPQHVSMRLAWALQHIPQLQQAVDEGTCCFGTIDTWLLYKLTKGLVHATDYSNASSTAIFDSYQMCWSGFLCSLLSLPLSILPTVYNTSHNFGSSDPDIFGVSIPITSVMADQQAAMFGECCFDTGDVKITMGTGTFMDINTGNKPHTSGAGLYPLVGWKIGSEVVYLAEGNAADTGTAIRWAQEIELFTDVKDTSAIASSVHDSDGVCFVPSFSGLQAPLNDPKACASFMGLKPSTTKSHLVRAILESIAFRNKQLFDVVLRETQIPITTIRADGGVCMNDFIMQLSADLLECKISRPTHFDMSCLGVAFVAGLGVGFWKSKEELKKLQMTDRLFIPHRVKGGGGGGGGGVYDSVMQSWEQALQRSMHWYTQTS, encoded by the exons ATGGGAACCCTGAGGAACGGATGGACCAAGAGAGAGAGCTTCATCCTTTCTGTGGACGTCGGGACGACCTCCATCAGGTGCCATGTTTATGATAAACAAGCCAACATCCGGGGATCCTGCAGCCGAAAG gtatcTCTGCTGTACCCTCAGCGAGGCTGGGTGGAGATGGACCCTGAGGATCTGTGGCAGAACTTCATCAGTGTGGTGAAAGGAGCGGTGCACG attcAGGTTTACAGATGAGTCAGATGGAGGCACTGGGTATCTCAACTCAGAGAGCCTCCTTCACCACCTGGCAcag GAAGACGGGGAAACCGTTCCATAACTTGATTGGATGGCAGGACCTGCGAGCTGCTGAGATGGTCAAATCCTGGAACAACTCATGCACCATGAAG GTCATACAAGGTGTGATGAGGATGCTGCACTTCCTCAGCAGACGGAAACGTTTCCTGGCTGCGAGTTTGGTGGTCTTCACACCGCAGCACGTCTCCATGCGTCTGGCCTGGGCTTTACAGCACATCCCtcag TTGCAGCAGGCGGTTGATGAAGGAACTTGTTGTTTTGGGACCATTGACACGTGGCTGCTTTATAAACTCACTAAAG GTTTGGTCCATGCTACAGATTATTCCAACGCCAGCTCAACTGCCATTTTTGATTCCTACCAG atgtgtTGGAGTGGGTTTCTGtgttctctcctctctctacctctctccaTTCTCCCCACAGTGTACAACACCAG TCATAATTTTGGTTCCTCAGATCCCGACATCTTTGGAGTTTCTATTCCTATCACTTCAGTT ATGGCGGATCAGCAGGCGGCCATGTTTGGTGAGTGCTGCTTTGACACTGGTGATGTAAAGATCACCATGGGAACAGGAACTTTTATGGACATCAACACAGGGAACAAACCACACACCTCTGGAgcag gactGTATCCTCTGGTAGGCTGGAAGATCGGCTCTGAGGTTGTGTATCTTGCGGAAGGAAATGCTGCAGATACAGGAACCGCGATCAGATGGGCTCAGGAGATCG aacTGTTTACAGATGTAAAGGACACCTCAGCCATTGCCAGCAGTGTGCATGATTCGGACGGAGTGTGTTTCGTTCCTTCTTTCAGCGGTTTGCAG gcACCCTTAAATGACCCTAAAGCGTGTGCATCGTTCATGGGTCTGAAACCCTCCACCACCAAGAGTCACCTGGTCCGCGCTATTTTAGAGTCCATTGCCTTCAG gAATAAGCAGCTGTTTGATGTGGTGCTTCGGGAAACTCAAATCCCCATCACTACAATCAG GGCAGACggaggtgtgtgtatgaacgACTTCATCATGCAGTTAAGTGCAGACCTGCTGGAGTGTAAGATCTCACGGCCCACACACTTCGACATGTCGTGTCTCGGGGTGGCGTTCGTAGCCGGGCTGGGAGTCG gtttctGGAAGAGTAAAGAGGAGCTGAAGAAGCTGCAGATGACGGATCGTCTCTTCATTCCTCACCGTGTTaaaggaggtggtggaggtggtggaggtggtgtgtatGATTCAGTCATGCAGAGCTGGGAACAGGCCCTGCAGCGCTCCATGCACTGGTACACACAGACGtcatga
- the xrn1 gene encoding LOW QUALITY PROTEIN: 5'-3' exoribonuclease 1 (The sequence of the model RefSeq protein was modified relative to this genomic sequence to represent the inferred CDS: inserted 1 base in 1 codon), translated as MGVPKFYRWISERYPCLSEVVKEHQIPEFDNLYLDMNGIIHQCSHPNDEDVHFRITEEKIFADIFHYLEVLFRIIKPRKVFFMAVDGVAPRAKMNQQRGRRFRSAKEAEEKIKKALEKGEVLPTEARFDSNCITPGTEFMVRLQEQLKYFVQKKISTDRMWQGVRVYLSGHETPGEGEHKIMEFIRSEIARPGHDSNTRHCLYGLDADLIMLGLTSHEPHFSLLREEVRFGGKKNQKRITAPEETTFHLLHLSLMREYIDYEFSPLRERISFEYDLERIIDDWILMGFLVGNDFIPHLPHLHINQDALPLLYRTYITVLPTLEGYLNENGYLNLAHFEKYLEKLAEFDREHFNEVFVDLKWFESKVGNKYVNEAAGLAAEEELSKQGRGNKMFKDTLSLAALDGDKDLPCSTGRDAPEGGEEDDEDMFETEFRQYKRTYYMTKMDVEVVSDEFLAGQARCYVEGIQWILHYYYHGVQSWSWYYPYHYAPFLSDVRNIADLKLTFDLGKPFMPFEQLLGVLPSASKDLLPICYQHLMTSPDSPIIEYYPVDFKTDLNGKQQEWEAVVLIPFIDENRLLAAMAPCSLSKSERARNTHSECAVYCYDKELDFHLVSPLPEVFPDVTHCHARSMAVPMDAWRVSLDVVRRRIDRSSLYFCGFPTLQHIQHKFYKKKSGVVVFQQSSRGENMMLEILPSQQEELVLEDVASLVLGKSVFVNWPHLEEARVVAVSDGEAKFYLEEAPGVQKLYEDTPPPVKVVYLSDKEHKDWIKELQGITEHHSKRKGVVINVTSVLLYAQLLTGRKYIISPSGQVHLEKQWAKQILPFAYQTIVKDIKAFDSSLSRFKTLEELFPVSTTVFMVGNPYYGAMGEVQDSSDVISEGRIRVVFTVPCEPHLDALIQNQHKYSIKYSPGYVLASRLGITSYLVSRFSGSIFIGRGSKKNPHGEQKANVGLNLKFNKKNEEVPGYTKRTEKEWLYSAAVEELLAEYLERFSEVFDYVSRNSYDDLFYEDDIWPGEDENGAERVQEITTWLKTHPVSSSSRASCDLQILDVGIVGKIEEELEKAKLKKSNKKVRVTVKPHLVFRPLEQHHGVVPDPDAEYHLFDRIVNVRENFSVPLGLRGTIIGIKGAEREAEVLYEVLFDEEFAGGLTIRCSPGRGYRVPPCALINLSHGTRQEQNPHKLTAVVKPQPSSSSSSHTHKHQLDGLNHSPRSPFKPTQQNSRQAHRTDTQGNRNSPQKGLNQKTQQKGSGNKEEEFNNVWQSXQSLGLPQKPPAHWQNHGQPANIRLLKRNEDLNSISPQKPSNKVSTDLHAGVTPEFQELIANLKVSKGAEAPVQSSPVRRPADEEEKPLSPQSFAMMGTMMLKEMLKIDSSATTCSTPDSAPMNASSNPGAQQQNRRRSSKKLAARMNSAQGEPPASPLLPCMAAELSRVCVGLNMGPPEFTFLHRQGLIICQVKLSNGLLLHGPPCPSETEAKAKAALFTLQRLNSVGSFPLAPPPLFPGMQPMRPMAPHPQVFTQPAGGLLMPPQGFAPLPWGVQFPPQGQPFFGGTFPGARAAPPPPHVGSHNQFIPLQVTKKRVSGRKSQETRPDFGNATRPENPETSCSAHKTPPPISTQESENLPKQPPKLTHPPGSASKRKHRKLAVNFDATKVTD; from the exons ATGGGGGTTCCGAAGTTCTACAGATGGATCTCAGAGCGATATCCGTGTCTGAGTGAAGTTGTGAAGGAGCACCAG ATCCCGGAGTTTGATAATCTGTACCTGGACATGAACGGGATCATCCACCAGTGCTCGCACCCCAACGACGAGGATGTGCACTTCCGCATCACCGAGGAGAAGATCTTCGCTGACATCTTCCACTACCTCGAAGTGCTCTTTCGTATCATCAAGCCCAGGAAGGTGTTCTTCATGGCTGTGGACGGAGTCGCTCCGAGAGCCAAAATGAACCAGCAGCGCGGCAGGAGATTCAG ATCGGCGAAGGAAGCAGAGGAAAAGATAAAGAAGGCTCTGGAGAAGGGCGAGGTTTTACCCACAGAGGCTCGATTCGACTCCAACTGCATCACACCTG GTACTGAGTTCATGGTCCGGCTTCAGGagcagctgaaatactttgtgcAGAAAAAGATATCCACAGACCGAATGTGGCAGGGAGTGAGAGTGTATCTGTCAGGTCAcgag ACCCCAGGAGAAGGAGAGCACAAGATCATGGAGTTTATCCGGTCCGAAATCGCCAGACCGGGCCACGATTCTAACACACGACACTGTCTGTACGGCCTGGATGCTGAtctg ataatGCTGGGTCTGACGAGTCACGAGCCTCACTTCTCTCTGCTCAGGGAGGAGGTACGCTTCGGGGGGAAAAAGAATCAGAAGAG AATAACGGCTCCAGAAGAGACGACGTTCCACCTTCTCCATCTATCCCTCATGAGGGAGTACATCGACTATGAGTTTTCTCCTCTGAGg GAGAGAATCTCTTTTGAATATGATCTGGAGCGGATTATAGACGACTGGATCCTGATGGGCTTCCTGGTGGGGAACGACTTCATCCCTCACCTGCCTCACCTGCACATTAACCAGGACGCTCTGCCCCTGCTGTACAGAACATACATCACCGTCCTGCCCACACTCGAGG GATACCTGAATGAGAACGGTTATCTAAATCTGGCTCACTTTGAGAAGTATCTCGAGAAACTGGcagag TTTGACCGCGAGCATTTCAATGAGGTATTTGTGGACCTCAAGTGGTTCGAGAGCAAAGTGGGGAACAAATACGTGAATGAAGCGGCGGGTCTGGCAGCAGAGGAGGAGCTGAGCAAACAAGGCAGGGGGAACAAG ATGTTTAAAGACACTCTTAGTCTGGCAGCTCTGGATGGAGACAAAGACTTGCCCTGTTCTACAGgaagag ATGCACCAGAAGGTGGTGAGGAAGACGACGAGGACATGTTTGAAACGGAGTTCCGGCAGTATAAGAGAACGTACTACATGACCAAGATGGACGTAGAGGTGGTCTCTGA TGAGTTTTTGGCCGGTCAGGCTCGCTGCTACGTGGAGGGAATCCAGTGGATCTTACATTATTACTATCACGGAGTTCAGTCCTGGAGCTG GTATTACCCTTATCACTACGCACCTTTCCTCTCTGATGTGAGGAACATCGCTGACCTCAAGCTGACCTTTGATCTGGGAAAACCCTTCATGCCCTTTGAACAGCTGCTGGGGGTTTTACCTTCGGCAAGTAAAGACCTGCTGCCTATATGCTAccag caccTGATGACGTCTCCAGACTCTCCAATTATTGAGTATTACCCTGTGGACTTTAAGACGGACCTGAACGGGAAGCAGCAGGAGTGGGAGGCCGTGGTCCTAATCCCCTTCATCGATGAG aaccGGTTGCTGGCAGCCATGGCCCCCTGCAGTCTGAGTAAATCAGAGCGAGcgagaaacacacacagcgAGTGTGCAGTGTACTGCTACGACAAAGAGCTCGACTTCCACCTCGTATCACCACTGCCTGAGGTTTTCCCTGATGTTACACACTGTCAtgccag gtcaATGGCTGTGCCCATGGACGCCTGGCGAGTGTCTCTGGACGTCGTCAGACGCAGAATTGATCGGAGCAGCCTGTATTTCTGCGGCTTTCCCACTTTACAGCACATCCAACATAAA TTTTATAAGAAGAAGAGCGGCGTGGTCGTGTTCCAGCAGAGCAGCCGAGGAGAAAACATGATGCTGGAGATTCTACCCAGCCAGCAGGAGGAGCTG GTTTTGGAGGACGTCGCGTCGCTCGTGTTGGGGAAGAGCGTGTTCGTGAACTGGCCTCACCTGGAGGAGGCGCGTGTGGTCGCCGTGTCAGACGGAGAGGCAAA GTTTTACCTGGAGGAGGCACCAGGAGTGCAGAAGCTGTACGAGGACACGCCCCCTCCTGTTAAAGTGGTGTATCTGAGCGATAAAGAGCACAAGGACTGGATTAAAGAGTTGCAGGGCATCACTGAACA CCACTCTAAGCGTAAAGGCGTGGTGATAAACGTAACGTCGGTGCTCCTCTATGCTCAGCTCCTCACAGGCAGGAAGTACATCATCTCCCCGAGCGGTCAGGTCCACCTGGAGAAACAGTGGGCCAAACAGATCCTGCCCTTCGCTTACCAAACCATCGTTAAG GACATCAAAGCCTTCGACTCGTCCTTGTCTCGGTTTAAAACGCTGGAGGAGCTTTTCCCCGTCTCCACCACCGTCTTCATGGTGGGAAACCCGTATTACGGAGCGATGGGAGAG GTGCAAGATTCGAGTGATGTCATCAGCGAGGGACGTATACGCGTGGTCTTCACTGTGCCGTGTGAACCGCACCTCGATGCCTTAATTCAGAACCAGCAT AAATACTCCATAAAGTACAGTCCTGGGTACGTCCTGGCCTCCCGCCTCGGCATCACCAGCTACCTCGTCTCCAGGTTCTCCGGGAGCATCTTCATCGGGAGAGGATCCAAGAAGAA tccaCACGGTGAGCAAAAAGCCAACGTGGGTCTGAATCTAAAGTTCAACAAGAAAAACGAGGAGGTTCCAGGCTACACTAAGAGAACGGAGAAGGAGTGGTTGTACTCCGCTGCTGTAGAGGAGCTGTTAGCTGAGTATCTGGAGCGCTTCTCCGAGGTGTTCGACTACGTGTCCAGGAACAGCTACGACGATTTGTTTTATGAGGATGATATCTGGCCAGGAGAAGATGAGAATGG tgctgAGAGGGTTCAGGAAATCACCACCTGGCTGAAGACACATCCTGTTAGCTCCTCCTCCAGAGCATCATGTGACTTACAGATTCTGGACGTAGGCATCGTGGGGAAGATTGAGGAAGAGCTGGAGAAAGCAAag CTGAAGAAGAGCAACAAAAAAGTGCGAGTCACAGTGAAACCTCACCTGGTGTTCAGG CCCCTGGAGCAGCATCACGGTGTAGTTCCTGACCCTGATGCTGAGTATCACCTGTTCGACCGCATCGTTAACGTCAGGGAGAACTTCTCGGTTCCTCTCGGCCTCAGAGGAACCATCATCGGCATCAAAGGAG CTGAACGAGAGGCTGAAGTTCTGTATGAGGTTCTGTTTGATGAGGAGTTTGCAGGAGGACTCACTATCAG atgctcTCCAGGTCGGGGTTACAGGGTTCCTCCATGTGCCTTAATCAATCTGAGCCACGGAACCCGTCAGGAGCAGAACCCTCACAAACTCACTGCCGTCGTCAAACCACAgccttcttcctcttcctcatcacacacacacaaacatcagctGGACGGCCTGAACCACTCACCACGATCACCATTTAAACCcacacag cagaaCAGCAGGCAGGCTCACAGAACTGACACTCAGGGAAACAGAAACTCTCCTCAAAAAGGCCTGaaccaaaaaacacaacagaag ggctCTGGGAATAAGGAGGAAGAGTTTAACAACGTGTGGCAGT CTCAATCTTTAGGACTGCCTCAAAAACCACCAGCCCACTGGCAGAAccat GGGCAGCCAGCCAACATCAGACTACTGAAGAGGAATGAAGATTTAAATTCCATTTCTCCTCAGAAGCCTTCCAACAAGGTATCTACTGATCTCCACGCCGGG GTCACCCCAGAGTTTCAGGAGCTCATAGCCAATCTGAAGGTCTCAAAGGGAGCTGAAGCTCCGGTTCAATCCTCTCCGGTGAGGAGACCTGCTGATGAGGAGGAGAAGCCGCTGTCTCCTCAGTCCTTCGCCATG ATGGGAACCATGATGCTGAAGGAGATGTTGAAGATCGACAGTTCGGCAACCACGTGCTCCACCCCTGACTCCGCCCCCATGAATGCATCCTCCAATCCCGGAGCTCAGCAGCAGAACAGGAGACGCAGTTCTAAGAAACTGG CGGCCAGGATGAACTCTGCTCAGGGTGAACCTCCGGCTTCCCCTCTCCTGCCCTGCATGGCTGCTGAActgagcagagtgtgtgtgggacTGAACATGGGGCCACCTGAGTTCACCTTCTTACACAGACAG ggtcTGATTATATGTCAGGTGAAATTGTCTAATGGTCTCCTGCTTCACGGTCCTCCGTGTCCGTCTGAAACTGAAGCTAAAGCGAAGGCAGCTCTGTTCACTTTACAGCGTTTG AACTCTGTGGGCTCGTTCCCCCTCGCTCCTCCTCCACTGTTCCCTGGAATGCAGCCCATGCGGCCGATGGCTCCTCATCCTCAGGTGTTCACGCAGCCTGCAG GTGGTCTTTTGATGCCCCCTCAAGGTTTCGCTCCTCTGCCATGGGGGGTGCAGTTTCCTCCTCAGGGGCAGCCGTTTTTCGGTGGGACGTTCCCTGGAGCTCGAGCGGCTCCGCCCCCTCCCCACGTCGGATCTCACAACCAATTCATCCCACTACAG gTGACTAAGAAGAGAGTTTCGGGTCGGAAGAGCCAGGAAACGAGACCGGACTTTGGGAACGCCACTCGACCCGAAAACCCAGAAACCTCCTGCTCCGCTCACAAAACTCCTCCACCAATCAGCACGCAGGAATCCGAGAACCTACCAAAACAACCGCCAAAACTGACACACCCCCCAGGCTCCGCCTCCAAACGCAAGCACAGGAAGTTGGCGGTGAACTTCGATGCCACTAAAGTCACGGACTGA